Part of the Xiphophorus maculatus strain JP 163 A chromosome 3, X_maculatus-5.0-male, whole genome shotgun sequence genome, AACATTGTGATAAGATCTGAGTTTGgatatgggaaaaaaaatatgtgcttaaattaaaaaaatgatcctCAATGAATGATTCTCAGACATATAATACAAATAACTGAAGTAATTCTATGTCAGTGTGCTTATTGGtgtctgaaaaagaaattgtgaCTGATGAAAGACCAAAGCTCTCCACGGCCTAAAATCTTAGTGACCAGGCTGCCGACCACACAGGGAGGAGCACCAAGGCAGCTGCAGCCTGTTATCAATGGAGCTGTCGGACTGAAGCACTGGCTGACAGATGTTTTGAAACCTGTTGCTAATACTTCAATTAGTATAATCAAGTTGATCAAGCTTCCACACAATTAGATAGAGTTGACAAGTGAGAAAATGGTTATGTTAGGTTATAAAAGTTGTACAAGTGGACTATCTGTAGTTTGCTTACAGTCCCTGAAAAAATTCAAACGCTTCTACAGCTCTGTTCTATGCTGACTGTTAGTATGCAGAACAGGTTAAGAATCAGACTTTGCTCATTAGCTACAGCAGTCAATACAGTCTCTTTTGAATTGTGAACTTTGGAAAATACGGTGAAAAAATATCCAAGTTATCAGGGGAAATCCAAATTTGTAAGAACAATTATTATGATCATGACTTGTATTGCAGTTTGCCATCTGTGTAACATGAAATTGGCCTTGACTTCAGTTAAATAGCAGTAGCGATTTGAAattgtgtgttgttgttttttttaatgattggaCTCTGGTTCTATCCTTCCTAAAGGGACTTGATCAGTACCCAGAGGTAATACCTGGGATTTTATCTTTACATCCCTTTGAAAATTCTTAAGTCAGCTGACACTGGATAATTTACTGCAGTTTAAAAGTGATGCTTCCCATAGTCTAAAATGTTGATGAGTTTGGACAATTGACaattggaatattttaaaaagctttttttcaatTAAGAAAATTACAGCAGTGTCATAATTCTTCTCTTTGCCTCACCTGGTTAGCATCTCCATCAACCAGCTCCCATCTCTAATCACACCACATTATGTGCATCCTAACATGCCTGTTAGCTTGCTTCTTCTTCAGTACTGGGACATGCAGTTCCTGCAACCTAAATGATCTTGTATATTATAATTTTAGAAGAGaaggagattttaaaaaacaatgtattaGAACaaccaaaaatagtttttgtttatcGGTGTGTGGAGTAGATGTATGGAATGGATTGAATgatgagttaaaaaatgtcacatagGGGCGTGCCGTGAtagcgtaggggatagcgcgacccatgtttggaggccttgagtcctccaCGCtgccgttgcgggttcgactcccggacccggtgacatttaccgcatgtctttccctctccttcctcctttcctgtcagcctactttcatataagggacactagagcccacaaaaagaccctctggaggggtaaaaaaaaagttcacataTAAACCAGctcaaaaaactgtttaaaaaggaGCTCATTGGAAAATATGTTCTATAGGATGAGCGTTTTAAAGTCCATAAATGCTATTGATGatataaaaattgtaattaattaattaattacaattaatttaaataattgtacaTCTAAAGATGAGAATGTAAGATTTAAATATCATGTAAGGTGGAAGTAATTTCCacaatgtcttttttgtgtttcaacATTTGATTGATTATAAGTTGATGAGTATGAAAGGGGCAGGACATCATAAGATCTTATATCGtctacctgctccttttcgAGCAGAATTTATAAAATTGCATGTCACTTGGGAATGATaacttgttttaaacttttatttttttttttctttcttgattttacttttgtctatttgaattaaacaaataaataaagattgtATAAGAGAAAACGATGGATATATATGGGCTCTACGCTTTCCTCAAGAGATGACTGAGTTTCTCTGAAATGCTGAAGTTTAAGCTTAAACAGGTCATTCAAGTTCTGAAATTCTTCATTCTGGCTGAATTAAAGACATTCTACAAAGAAGAGTGTAGCAACACTTCTAGATTGATAAACAATTGCTAGTGATAGTAATGCTTAAAAACAGATGATATATCTAAAGGTGCCACAACCAGTTACTAGGTTTAGGGGTAAGTGAAGAAATATTTGTTACTGAATGGCACAAAATGAGatattgttaaattatttcattacattttccaAAAGCATGGCAAGGCTCAGTCTGACAGAATTAAAGATgtatagataaataaatgtgaagtttCCCTTAGAGTAGACTCTAAAGTGTTTCACAATTTAGTACAGGGCAGATTGCTCATGCGTATTTGTTTACGAGAGCACTTTTTGATTAGTGGCATATAAATGGTATAAAAAGGGGTGATAGCAAAGGGTGAAATTGCTTAAAACAGACCAAATGATGATGACCCTCCTAAAACAATTATATGCACAGGAGTCCATAAAAGATAAATTGCTGATGTACCTCTTTGTCAGATAGAAATGCATAAATTTGGAAATTGGCCATTCATAATGCAAAGGGCCACATCTGACCGCCTGTCTTGAATTCTGCAGTTGGCTAAAGAAACGGTCTGTTGAGGCTCTTCTGCAGGAAATTGCTCTTCTAgagccaaaaacaacaaacctcaaCATACAACAGGAGtagaatattcactgagcaTGAGCTTGAGGCAGGAGACAACAGAACCATTTCAGTTCTTTACCTAAATAGTAACAAGAATGCACAGCAGGACCACCATGCAATTGTGCGTGATGCGCTTAAATTCCCCATCACGTGTATTCTGCAATATCCTCCCTCCAAAATCCCTGAAGATGGCTCTAATAAGAAGAGATCAATTATTTGATCCCTGGCTTGCATGTACTCTCAATTGTTCCTAACATTAAATGCCCCATGGACATTTGCAAGAAATAGAAAGTCTTGCTGTACTAAATTACAATTTTGGGGTCTTAAAGGGAAGCCATGAGATAAAACTTTATAGTGAAAAGTTTGTACAGACCTGTTTGCTTAGAGCATGCAAGTTCAGGAAAACTGCTCTCTGATATCTAAATAACATATTATTAACTAACAGGAAACCACTTGGCATTACCAAATAATGCTTGTCCACTGGTGTGGTGAAGGGACTGTTAAACATTTACCTGTGGCCTTGTCAGGCCTGAGTTTAAAAGTAAAGCTTAACCTAATCTGATGAGCTAAACAAAACACCATATTAGCCCTCTTTATCCCCATTCTGTCAACTGtcactttgacatttaaatgtaCAGTAATTTGCATTACTTCCTTTCATACATCTGTGCAAAACAGCTTACCacatctgcaaacatttaacTAGCCATACCTTTCACTGATTCACTGGTGAAGAAATAAACTGGTTATTTGCACAAATGTACTTATTTTAAATAGCATTTCTGTTGGTATTTGCACATCTCTTTGAATgctctgtttttatattaatatattttaagtaaTCTGGTGtttttaatgcacaaatacACATGTACTTAAAAAGACGATCCTACTCAGTTTCTTGTTCcttttatctgtgtgtgttaTTCCTGATAATTGCACTGTATTTATGTTGCAATTTTGTACAGTGgatttttctcaattttgttTATATAGTTAGTTTAATGCTTTTTCTTTGGTGTGATCCTACGTGTTACATCTGTTACATCAGAATCTCCCCACTGTGGGACACGAAGGTATATTTCTATTCTTTTATAATTTTGAACCAGTATTTTAGAAATGGGCAATTTACAGTGTCAATACAAGTGGGCAGGCTGGAGAGATCTAAttcaaatatataaacattaaatgaaTGTAAATGATGCAAAATCCATGCAGCGTGTCATATTCCAAGTTTTGTAGACTAACAATATAAGGAGTCAGATGACTGACAGGAGACGGCCCTCTATGCAAATGATCAGCAACTAAATAAAACCGCCTCTGTTTGATCTGCTCGACATACTGCCTTCTTCCTTCATCACAGCTGCTCAACATGGACTTCAGATCATGCTTTTTACATGCAACCTGGATGAttgaaagttttgtttaagAAATTTAATCTTCAgaaatgctttattttctttttgctgcaaCTTCAGATGTGAAGAGGCCTTTTAAATTAACTctacagatattttatttaaagagtgTCCTGATTTCTTCACCATCTTTCTGTGTGACAGCTTGATCACAGTGATGTCCAGGTCGACAAGATCCATGTCGAGATCTCGGAGCCGTTCGAGGTCCCGATCAAGGTCCCGTTCGTCATCACAGTCCAGAAGTCGTTCCCGGTCCAGGAAGCACCGGTACAGGTATGAAAGGTCACTGTTGTGTATGAAAGGTCATATACTTCACCTTTGTGGTGAAGGtcatatacttttttttttcgtgattgttgaatgtgctgacacgCTATTGGCTTTAACATATTATGACCTGGTGAAGAACAAccattacatttaaatacatgaatGAAGAATGCACTGATTTAAGtgtaattttaagaaaaagaatcacaaaaagTGTGCACTAAATTTTCTGATGCCGTCTTTACCTTTTATGTGCTTAAAGTTTTATATTCTGTTGTAATTTATGTAATAATGGCAAAATGATTTGAATTTGTAGCTTTTCTTGTTATCCGGATATTGAATTTCTTTCATGCAAGACCCTACTTTCTTAGAGTATTTTCAGAGCACGACTCCAATATGAACAGAGCAAGaggaaattaatatttaagagTGAGTCTAGCTGCTGATAGAAGCCCTTAGTCAGGCCCAGCTACACTGGCATGACTTTGAAAATCATCTGCAAGTTACTTAAACTGATGGAATAATCTCAATATTTGTCaagctttaaatttaaaagctgGTGTTTGTCTGTGCTCCCTGAGCAGAGAGAGCAGTGAAGCCCAGTCAAGAGGGTGAGCTGTGTGTGCCTGGAAGAAGCTGTGAACCTTCACTGATGTATTTGCTGTTTCTGGCAGAATGTCTGTGGCACTGCAATAAAAAGGCAGGGTTGCTAATTTCCTGGCAGCGCTGCAGCTTGTATTAAAATTAGCCTAAAGAAGAGACATGGAAGGAATCTCATGCTTTATTCTACTTCAAGCCACCATAGCACATGTGCAAATAAGCTTTAACAAACAGGAactgaaaatggatggatgaagttaaatatttacagaattaACACTAATACATAcataaacaaatattcttttgaaatatctgtgtttatatatatatataaaccccCACAggttcaaaaaacatttaaactagagggttttgtgtgaaaaaatgtgtggtgaaaatattttcacaagcTGGCAAAAGACTCTCCACTATGAACTCTCACCTCTAGCAATTTTATATACTAAACACCATCACTTCAGTCAGCGACCAAGTAGGGGCGTCACTAACTTGAAGCATTAAGAAGATCCAGAAAACATGAGAAGTTTTGGTGGAAAAATCATTCTTTcctaataacattttaaaacttgagGAGCCTATGAGTGGCACACATAGAGTCAAACAAGGATtcaagtagttttttttttttttttttctgcttttatacGGTCCATGTGACTCTGCTGTGCTCCACCACAGCTGTCCAGAGTATCTGTAGCTTGTAAAGTGTGCAGTACTGCTCAGAGTGCTGCCTTCTCTCTTTCGCTATCTATTGCAATGACAAAACATGCAGGGTGAGTTATATGCTTTTACAGATTATATGGATTCAGAATGTATTTGCATGTTCTGTGGATCTGCTTTCCCTGCCCATTTTGACATTGTATCTTGCATGCGTTTATTTGGACTTAGATGAATTTCAGTAAGATTTTACTTATTATAACTCTTTAGCATTGAATGCTTGGCTGTCATTTCCAATTCCAGCGGCATAAAAAGGTTACAAAAAAATTCTGCTGATTAATCTCTGAGTCACTAAAGAAAACTGCTGTCTGTGTAAAATGTGCAACTTTCATAGTCTAAAATATACAACTAGAAAGTTGCGGATATAGAGTAAAAAAGTTGTTTCATCTCAAAAAAGcatgttttgcataaaatgaCTGCTTTAGGATATCAAGAAAGGTATAGAATCATAAGTCCAAAACTGTGTTAAAGCCTCAGGTTTGTGTGCCCCACATTTGGAAATGCAGCAGAGCCCCCTTGTGGTCATGCCAGGCTTGGCAGCATTTCTTAGAGGAATTTTGCCTCTCTCCTATTGGACCTTCTCTCAACATGAAAACACAGATGCTATGTACCAACATGTGTTTTATAACTTTTAGCTGACGCACAGCAGGTAGACACAACACATTTTAAGTACATCctgcagtttaaagttttaggaaaggtgtttatgttttcatgccAATGATAAACATCTTGAGCCTGTTAAAGCTGTTATTTGActaattttactcattttctgTCAAAGCTGTTGTCCTTAAGAGTACGGATGTGTCGGTCAGCAGTATCCACTTTATAAATATCAAGCTTTGATGTGCTAATGCATAATTTTGTTAAGTTGGATTTCTGTAagaactataaataaaaaatatctaattttcCACTCTTCAAGCAAACTTAAACTTTAACTACCCTAAGAATAGAATgtttatggtaaaataaaaacaaggatttctgaaaaacaacccaacatGTCAGAGCAACACGTCTGTTTGCATCAACTCCAGGTTATGGTATAGACTGAATTCATAAAGATAAAACCTCACTAACCAGCTTTACAACAGAGCTCCTTTTTATGATAATATCTGTTAGGAGCTGGTGCTGTGTGAATAATCTGAATTTACAGATTTTGGCTGACTCTTTGCACACTCAAAAGTGTGATGCCCATTACATACGATCATTCAGTTACATTGCAGGTGACTGTCGCTCAAAAAGAAGAGTAATCGTTTTGTAATCTGAGCCCCTGGGAAAGACTCTTAACCACAAGTTGATTACCAAGCCAtatatcggtgtataaatgtgtttatgtgtgtgagtACAATTAAGTTAGTGTGGTCCTTGTAGAGCACTTTCAGTGGTCAGTCACGACTAGAAAAGCGCAATAGATAAACCTTAGATTAGATAGGTTGTTAATTAGACAGGCCATCAAAGCCTGCAGTCGGCTGAATAGAGACATATTCTCTTATGCAGAATGGAAAAATATGCCTCTTATTCTGCGGTAACTCAAAAATAATGCTATTTTTTGCAGCACTGCAAAAGATGCCATCatcaaaacaagtttaaaaatacagaaaacaataagTTCAATgtcataagaaataaaatgccaatggaaccagtactttttaatggtattcaataattattgacccaaaacaagctgctatcttgctgacaggttttttttttcatatttcatgtgTACCAAGATAAATACTTGATCATATTTTGCTATATTTGGAGTTTTGCTTACCAATTTTGGCTTAGCAACAGCATTTCCTTTATAAGATTAATTGGTTGCGCTCCATTTGTTCCAGCACCACGACTATTCATTTCGGGACAGaagtattttcaaaatgtgtacTTTGTGTAGGTTGTGGAAAAGTAcaggaggttttttttgtttttttttcattcatctgaTCAGGAGCTAATAGCAATATGTAGGGTATGGGCAGTGCTATGCTAATTTATGATACAGATAACTCTTGCAAATTGAACGTGTCAATTTATATGGCAATTTACATGACAGTAAAACTTTGGAACAGCATGACagaaattcttgttttttaaagagtgCTGGTTCATTTTGATCAACAGAGCAGCTATTTTTCTTGACTACTGTGATAAGTGAATCCAAACCTAGCTGGGAAAATACTCCCAGTATACCCATCTGTCCAATCTGTTTAGTCAAAGAGTTCAAAATCTTTatcatgagaaaaatgtttctaactatagctttttttaaattaccacATGCTGTCTTTTCTCTATACTTCTTCATAGCTCTAGGTCTCGGTCAAGATCTCATTCTCCATTTCACAACCGGGAGAAGAAATATCCAAGGGCGTACCAGAACAACAGAGAGTTCAGAGGGTATCACCGTGGCTTCCGGAGGCCCTACAATTTTAGGGGTCGAGGAAGGGGCCACTTTAACCGTGGACGCTACCACCGTGGGGGTGGTGGCTACAACAACAATAACTTTCGTCCGTACTGGAAAAATTTCAAGCAGTACCctcaaaaacagcagcagtatcaacagcagcagcagcagcagcagcaccagcagcaacagcagttCAATCATTCAAGAGGGCGATCACACAATGTGCAAAAACGCTCAGGAAGTCCCCCTCAGGGTCACTCTCAGCAATCTGATAGATCGTCCTCTCCCTTGTCCAGACACTCACAGCATTCTTCTTCCTCGTCACACTCCTCCTCTCCGAAACGTAGGGCCGCCTCGCTGCTGAATAATCAAAACACCAAAGATGTCAAGGAGAAGCATCTGGCTTCCAAGGAAGTCCaaaaaggaggagggggagatGACGAGCCAGTGGAGCATGTTGGGTTATTGGCAGGAGATGCTAGAGAAGGTGCAGGCTGTGGGAAAGCTGAGAGGACCTGGCACAGCCTGACAGACTGCAGTAGTCCAAAGAGAAGCAGTCCCCTTGTCAACACTGAAGCTAATGTTGGGCAAAGCAACCAAACTGTTAATCAACCAAGTCCCATCAAAATCACAAATGACACCAGGAATGGCTCTCCTATGACGGAGGTGGCATCAGGTTCCTCCACAGTCAGAAAGGCCTCTAATGAAGGTCTTAATCCCATGCTTTCCAGCTTTGACTTCTTCACCACTGAGGAATACCTGGATGGAGATAAAACGGCCCTCTCCATTGCTTTTAAGAAGTAAGGCTCATCTTTTAAGTTTTCTGCATAATcacacaaatttattttgttccgTCTTCAAACTTGCAACAGATTGCATTGTTTGATGAGGttaaagcattttaatgtttcatttaaccTGGTTTTGTTCCATATATCAAATGCATACTTTTCTACTAATTTAAttgagttttttcttgcatGCAACGTTTTATCTCTTTTATTCCTTAGGTTTTTGGAGGAGCACaccaaaaaatctaaatctgcttGGGAAAATGGCAAAGTCAAAGAAGCCAGTGATGTGGataatgaaaaaggaaaatcaaatgGGAAAGCTTCAGTAGTTTCCTCTGACTCTTTCCCAAAACAACGCAAGGAGGACACTGACAGGGAAATGTCCCTGAGAAGCTTTTTGAAGGCCTCCCCATTTTTGTCTGCTGAGTTGGAAGACGAGGATGATAATATCATCATCAGGCCACCTTTAAAGTCACTCCAGAAAGAGTGGCAAAATGGAGATGAGGCTTCAAAGCCAAAGAGCAAGGCCTCTCATTCAGCCCAAAAATTCTTTGAAAAGTGGCAAAATGCAGCTTGTGCACAGTTTGGGCAAACAGAGGTTGATGCCATGGTAAGGGAGATGTATCTCAGTGGAAAACTGGATAAATCAGAAGCCACTGCTGCTGCACTTGGTAAATGTGAGCCAGCAAGAGATTTCAAGGACCTGTCTTCAGAAATGAGCTTTAAAATATGGAAGACAGCCAAATCTCCCTCTTTTCAGTGTCCTGAAACACCACTGAGTCAAAATTCTGACAGAgagttgtttttggtcagaggAGAGGACAAGCCTCTTATATTAAGAAAACAGGAACCAAAGTGCAATGTAAGAATGGATTTTCTAAGAGATGACCCTATAAGGTGAGTGTCCATAAACAGATTCAAGTATTATGTGTTTGACTGATGAATGTTTATTCTCTCTGAACAACTGATCTCTTTGCCATGGTTTGAAATTTAAATGGTTTCAGTCAGAGACGTGAACTGCAGGTAAGCCAATTTGATAAAAGGGTTGTGGTTATTCTAGTTGTTGTAACTATCCCATGCAAATAAATTGTgtaggcataacattatgaccactggcAGGGGGAGTGAAAATGACTGTCTCCTTGTGGCACCTATTACTGAGTGGCAACTAGTGAACACTTTGTCGCCAAACTCGATGTGTCAAAAGtaggaaaaaatggaaatgcatATGGTTTTGAATGGGTGTTACAAGGGTCAAATTGTGAAGGCTAGATGACTGGATCAGAGCAGTGACAAAAATGTAGCTCTTGTGCTGTTCCTGGTCTGCAGTGAACTTAAAGGATCTGCTATTAATATATTGATGTCAGACCACTTTCAGGGATTTAGTAGAGCCCATAACCTAATGAGTCAGGTCTGTTTTAGTAACAACAACCTAGGAACCAGCTCATGGTTTGGCAGATGGTGATAACGTTATGGATAATTACTATATATAAGGAagacttttaataaaaatacatatgtatatCTCAAAAGTGATGGCAATGTTCCATTCTGAAAGGTCAGTATACTTTGGGGAGTTTTTCTTATACCCAGTAACTTCACAAACCTCTATAATTATCATACAAATGGTGAAAGAACctataaaataatgatttgaaattaaagattaaaaatgttttcatttgcattttgaattgcttatatatttttttatttaacctttactCACAGTTCCTTTTTTTGGAGACTGTTGTAGTCAGATGCATTGGGCTGCCTTGTCATAGAGAACAGCACTGATAGACTGCGCTGTTGTCATTTCAGCTCTTCAGATATTTTAGCTGAAGAGCGCCAGTTGTCTCAGGACTTGGTGCAGTCATCGAAAAAGCATCAGGAGTTTCGCTCCATCTTTCAACACGTTCAGGCTACTCAGTCACAGAGAAGCCCATCTGAGCTGTTTGCTCAGCACATTGTCACCATTGTTCACCACATCAAGG contains:
- the LOC102232002 gene encoding thyroid hormone receptor-associated protein 3-like isoform X3 yields the protein MSRSTRSMSRSRSRSRSRSRSRSSSQSRSRSRSRKHRYSSRSRSRSHSPFHNREKKYPRAYQNNREFRGYHRGFRRPYNFRGRGRGHFNRGRYHRGGGGYNNNNFRPYWKNFKQYPQKQQQYQQQQQQQQHQQQQQFNHSRGRSHNVQKRSGSPPQGHSQQSDRSSSPLSRHSQHSSSSSHSSSPKRRAASLLNNQNTKDVKEKHLASKEVQKGGGGDDEPVEHVGLLAGDAREGAGCGKAERTWHSLTDCSSPKRSSPLVNTEANVGQSNQTVNQPSPIKITNDTRNGSPMTEVASGSSTVRKASNEGLNPMLSSFDFFTTEEYLDGDKTALSIAFKKFLEEHTKKSKSAWENGKVKEASDVDNEKGKSNGKASVVSSDSFPKQRKEDTDREMSLRSFLKASPFLSAELEDEDDNIIIRPPLKSLQKEWQNGDEASKPKSKASHSAQKFFEKWQNAACAQFGQTEVDAMVREMYLSGKLDKSEATAAALGKCEPARDFKDLSSEMSFKIWKTAKSPSFQCPETPLSQNSDRELFLVRGEDKPLILRKQEPKCNVRMDFLRDDPISSSDILAEERQLSQDLVQSSKKHQEFRSIFQHVQATQSQRSPSELFAQHIVTIVHHIKAQHFPSSGMTLNERFTLYQRQAAEKEMMKPRKSPEIHRRIDVSPSAFKKHPQLFEAMKSSEDGTYKDGGEKLKGDPMDLRLDIERRKKYSMHDRVTGDSQDFGQEKSEENCSKYQKTSKKSVRKRSRSSSSSSSSSSNCQNDEDLMHGNLESKDEIFSKARLGQREPPGTMEVARAQEEFVTGNGIGKRQYPVVWMKMYC
- the LOC102232002 gene encoding thyroid hormone receptor-associated protein 3-like isoform X2, coding for MTKHAGSRSRSRSHSPFHNREKKYPRAYQNNREFRGYHRGFRRPYNFRGRGRGHFNRGRYHRGGGGYNNNNFRPYWKNFKQYPQKQQQYQQQQQQQQHQQQQQFNHSRGRSHNVQKRSGSPPQGHSQQSDRSSSPLSRHSQHSSSSSHSSSPKRRAASLLNNQNTKDVKEKHLASKEVQKGGGGDDEPVEHVGLLAGDAREGAGCGKAERTWHSLTDCSSPKRSSPLVNTEANVGQSNQTVNQPSPIKITNDTRNGSPMTEVASGSSTVRKASNEGLNPMLSSFDFFTTEEYLDGDKTALSIAFKKFLEEHTKKSKSAWENGKVKEASDVDNEKGKSNGKASVVSSDSFPKQRKEDTDREMSLRSFLKASPFLSAELEDEDDNIIIRPPLKSLQKEWQNGDEASKPKSKASHSAQKFFEKWQNAACAQFGQTEVDAMVREMYLSGKLDKSEATAAALGKCEPARDFKDLSSEMSFKIWKTAKSPSFQCPETPLSQNSDRELFLVRGEDKPLILRKQEPKCNVRMDFLRDDPISSSDILAEERQLSQDLVQSSKKHQEFRSIFQHVQATQSQRSPSELFAQHIVTIVHHIKAQHFPSSGMTLNERFTLYQRQAAEKEMMKPRKSPEIHRRIDVSPSAFKKHPQLFEAMKSSEDGTYKDGGEKLKGDPMDLRLDIERRKKYSMHDRVTGDSQDFGQEKSEENCSKYQKTSKKSVRKRSRSSSSSSSSSSNCQNDEDLMHGNLESKDEIFSKARLGQREPPGTMEVARAQEEFKIQIQRRNWNKSSHQGNSSHSDQVNMAINTKNEDWNSKFSPKSKTYFMHDKRGNEATWVENQEQGRGTVPPGRTRFIIRKPTGNACTISARWAVNKEADQDHKVEEINGQS
- the LOC102232002 gene encoding thyroid hormone receptor-associated protein 3-like isoform X1, with protein sequence MSRSTRSMSRSRSRSRSRSRSRSSSQSRSRSRSRKHRYSSRSRSRSHSPFHNREKKYPRAYQNNREFRGYHRGFRRPYNFRGRGRGHFNRGRYHRGGGGYNNNNFRPYWKNFKQYPQKQQQYQQQQQQQQHQQQQQFNHSRGRSHNVQKRSGSPPQGHSQQSDRSSSPLSRHSQHSSSSSHSSSPKRRAASLLNNQNTKDVKEKHLASKEVQKGGGGDDEPVEHVGLLAGDAREGAGCGKAERTWHSLTDCSSPKRSSPLVNTEANVGQSNQTVNQPSPIKITNDTRNGSPMTEVASGSSTVRKASNEGLNPMLSSFDFFTTEEYLDGDKTALSIAFKKFLEEHTKKSKSAWENGKVKEASDVDNEKGKSNGKASVVSSDSFPKQRKEDTDREMSLRSFLKASPFLSAELEDEDDNIIIRPPLKSLQKEWQNGDEASKPKSKASHSAQKFFEKWQNAACAQFGQTEVDAMVREMYLSGKLDKSEATAAALGKCEPARDFKDLSSEMSFKIWKTAKSPSFQCPETPLSQNSDRELFLVRGEDKPLILRKQEPKCNVRMDFLRDDPISSSDILAEERQLSQDLVQSSKKHQEFRSIFQHVQATQSQRSPSELFAQHIVTIVHHIKAQHFPSSGMTLNERFTLYQRQAAEKEMMKPRKSPEIHRRIDVSPSAFKKHPQLFEAMKSSEDGTYKDGGEKLKGDPMDLRLDIERRKKYSMHDRVTGDSQDFGQEKSEENCSKYQKTSKKSVRKRSRSSSSSSSSSSNCQNDEDLMHGNLESKDEIFSKARLGQREPPGTMEVARAQEEFKIQIQRRNWNKSSHQGNSSHSDQVNMAINTKNEDWNSKFSPKSKTYFMHDKRGNEATWVENQEQGRGTVPPGRTRFIIRKPTGNACTISARWAVNKEADQDHKVEEINGQS